From the Oryza glaberrima chromosome 5, OglaRS2, whole genome shotgun sequence genome, one window contains:
- the LOC127772965 gene encoding acyl carrier protein 2, mitochondrial-like, protein MAMAAARRALLSHLRVPVLARPAAAAGSVPAARLLSSATEEGSKGSFLDKGEVADRIVSVVKNFQKVEPSKVTPNAHFQKDLGLDSLDTVEIVMAFEEEFGFEIPDNEAEKIDSIKTAVDFVASHPQAK, encoded by the exons atggcgatggcggcggcgaggagggcccTCCTGAGCCACCTGCGCGTGCCGGTGCTGGCTCgtcccgccgcggcggcgggaagcgTCCCCGCCGCGCGGCTCctgtcgtcggcgacggaggaggggtcCAAGGGCTCGTTCCTCGACAAGGGCGAGGTCGCCGACCGCATCGTCTCCGTCGTCAAGAACTTCCAGAAGGTCGAGCCCTCCAAG GTGACACCAAATGCTCATTTCCAGAAGGACCTCGGACTTGATAGCTTGGATACAGTTGAGATTGTCATGGCCTTTGAGGAAGAATTTGGCTTCGAGATCCCAGATAACGAGGCAGAGAAGATTGACTCCATCAAAACGGCAGTTGATTTCGTTGCCTCTCATCCTCAAGCAAAATAA